The DNA sequence AATAGAGAGAACAAACCAGACGATCTGTGCGCGGTATGCTCGGCTGACGTACGTCGGAGCATCGGTCTGGCCGGCGGAGTAGACGGTCGCGATTCCGAAGATCGATAGCGCAAGTGCGATCAGCACCAGCGGCCAATCGACGTTGATTCTGCGCGTCGTCATGCGGTGCGAACCTCCATCAACGGACGCAGCAAGGCTATCGCGAGCACGCCAGCGACCGCTGTTATCGCCGCGGAAAGCGAGGACCACACCACGATCTGCATGAGCAGCTCTGCGCCGTGCATGCGATGGCCGACGACGACAAAAATCAAATCAAAGGTCCACTTGCCGAGAAAAATGAAGAAACCATTCAAGGGCAGATTATCGGCGAAGAAAACGGCTTTGAGCCAGGATGCTCCGAATCCAACAATGGACATACCGAGCGCGGCGGCGCCAAACGCGCCTGGTGAGAGCGAGTCCGAGACGAGACCGAGCGCAAAGCCGAAAAGCGCCGCCAGTCCGGGTCGCATTCTCACGGCGCCGAACATCAGCGCGATGATCAGAAAGTCGATCGACGTGTTCCACGCGAGCAGCGGACGCACCGTGTAGTGCAGCACGATCAGGATCGCGCAGATGACCGCCGTTCGTACTGCGTTCCAGCTCATCAGGGTCTGTGCGTCGTAGTGTCGCGACGAGTAGTGTCGCGTCGAATGGAATCGCGGCGAATCGAGTCACGACGCATGGAATCGCGACGAATGGAGTCGCGGCGTGCCGCCTCACGACGTGCGGCCCGTGCGGCGCGAGCGGAGTCGCTTTGCGCGCGCGCGCGGGCGGCGCTGTCCGTCTCAGCCGCAGCATTCCGCTTCGCGGAATCGGCGCGAGCCGACGAATCCGTTCCGGGGTGCGTCGCCGCCACTTTGCGCAGCGAATCGGCCGCCACGCGGCGACTAGAGTCCGCGGCGGCGCGGCGAACGAGTGAGTCGCCGGAATTCGCGATGCTCCGCGTTGCGGAATCGACGCGAGCGACCATCTGCCACACGTTGTCCATCTTCTGGGGCGAGCGTTGCTGCGTCAGCACCATCACGGAATTCACTTTCGCGGGATTCACCGATGGCTGAAGTAAGTAGGTTCGCGTCCATCCTTCCGCGGTCTTGAGCTCGCGCAGAACGGAGCCGATCGGTATGCCGCGTGGGAAGGTGCCGCCGAGTCCCGAGGTATAGATCATCGTGCCGGCTGGAAGCGTGGTGCGGAAAGGTACTCCACGCAGCTCGAGCAAGTATTCGCTGCTGCTTCCGAGGGTCTGCTGAAGGTGGGGATAGACGATGCCGAACGAGGTGCCGTCCCCCGACATCGCACTCGCCCGGAAATCGGGGTGCGAGAAGAGTATGGCGATACTGATCGTCGGATCGGCGGTTTGCACGAGACCGACCACACCGTCCGGCGAGACGACAGGGCTATATACCTTGATTCCGGCACGCGTGCCGGCCGTCAATGTGAGCGTCGTGACAATGTCCTCGCGCACCGCGTTGTGCACGGCCTCGGCGGGAACGAAGCCGGTGCGCAACCGCGCGCCCAGGCCGAGCAGCTTTCGCAGTTCTTCATTTTCGCTCTGCAGCGCAACGGCATTGAAGCCGCGCATGACCGCCGAGTCCAGCCGTGCGGTTCGCTCTTCGCTCAACTGCCACGCCGCGTGCCAACGCTCGGCGTTGCTCTGCAGGTTGACGAGTGGGGCGACGACTGAACGGCGCAACAACTCGGCCAGCGGGTCTCGCATCTGCAGCGGCAGCACGAGCGCGACGGCCGCCGCAATGAGGCAGCCGATGAACAGCAGAAAATCGATGCGACTACTCAATCGCGTGGCGCGCGCCACCGCCCCTCCCTCTCTCTCAGGTGCTCAGGACCGACCAGTACTTCTCCTCGTCATCGAGGATTCGACCCGTGCCGCGCACAACGCACGTGAGCGGATCCTCATCGACGTGGATAGGCAGACTGGTTTCCTGGCTGAGAAGGAGATCGAGACCTCGGATGAGGGCGCCGCCGCCCGTCATAACGATACCCCGATCGACGATGTCGCTGGCGAGCTCGGGCGGCGTGATCTCGAGCGCACGTCGCACGGCGTCGACGATTGCCTGTACCGGCTCCTGAATCGCCTCACGAATCTCGCTCGAATGGACGCGCACGGTCTTCGGAATGCCGGAGACGAGATCGCGCCCCTTGACCTCCATCTCTCGCTCCTCGCCGACCGGCGCCGCCGATCCGATCTGAATCTTGATCTGCTCTGCCGTAGGTTCGCCGATGAGCAAGTTGTAATTCTTGCGCATGAACTGAACAATCGAGGTGTCCAGCTCGTCACCGCCCACCCGAATCGACGTATCGCTAACGATACCGGACAGCGCGATCACTGCGATCTCGGTCGTGCCCCCACCAATGTCTATCACCATGTTGCCGGTTGGCGTCTCGACCGGTAGCCCGACGCCGATCGCCGCCGCCATCGGCTCGGCCACCATGAAGACTTCCTTGGCTCCGGCGCCTAACGCCGAATCGCGCACCGCACGCTTCTCCACCTCGGTGATACCAGACGGTACACACACGATCACCCGAGGTTTCACTTTGAAAAAGTGGTTCTCGATGATCAGGGTGAGAAAATAACGGAGCATTTTTTCGGTCACGTCGAAGTCGGCGATGACGCCGTCTTTCATCGGCCGCACGGCAATGACGCCGTCGGGCGTTCGGCCGAGCATGCGCTTCGCCTCGAGACCGACGCCTTTGATCTTCTTCGACTCCCGGTCAATGGCGACGACCGAAGGCTCGTTCAATACGATGCCTTCGCCTTTGACGTAGATAAGTGTGTTCGCTGTGCCGAGGTCGACACCGATCGCATTCGCGGGGAAAAGCGATCCCGCTTTGAAGAAGGGCCAGCGCATCCAGTCGTCCGTTCAGTCGTCACTCGGCCGCGGCGGAGCGATCGAACCGTGAGTGAGGGAGGGAGAAGCGTTAAGGTAGTCGAGCGGGAGAGACCGTACAAGGCGTTGGCCTGACGCAACCTACGATGCCAGCACATCGGTGAGGTTCGTCACACGATCCGACCAGCGGCATTGTCCAAGACGCGCAGGCGAGACTCTCGTAACCCTCCGATGATTTGTAGCGTCGCGAAGGCTCAACGTCATCAATCGAGAAA is a window from the Gemmatimonadaceae bacterium genome containing:
- the mreD gene encoding rod shape-determining protein MreD: MSWNAVRTAVICAILIVLHYTVRPLLAWNTSIDFLIIALMFGAVRMRPGLAALFGFALGLVSDSLSPGAFGAAALGMSIVGFGASWLKAVFFADNLPLNGFFIFLGKWTFDLIFVVVGHRMHGAELLMQIVVWSSLSAAITAVAGVLAIALLRPLMEVRTA
- a CDS encoding rod shape-determining protein, producing the protein MRWPFFKAGSLFPANAIGVDLGTANTLIYVKGEGIVLNEPSVVAIDRESKKIKGVGLEAKRMLGRTPDGVIAVRPMKDGVIADFDVTEKMLRYFLTLIIENHFFKVKPRVIVCVPSGITEVEKRAVRDSALGAGAKEVFMVAEPMAAAIGVGLPVETPTGNMVIDIGGGTTEIAVIALSGIVSDTSIRVGGDELDTSIVQFMRKNYNLLIGEPTAEQIKIQIGSAAPVGEEREMEVKGRDLVSGIPKTVRVHSSEIREAIQEPVQAIVDAVRRALEITPPELASDIVDRGIVMTGGGALIRGLDLLLSQETSLPIHVDEDPLTCVVRGTGRILDDEEKYWSVLST
- the mreC gene encoding rod shape-determining protein MreC; this encodes MARATRLSSRIDFLLFIGCLIAAAVALVLPLQMRDPLAELLRRSVVAPLVNLQSNAERWHAAWQLSEERTARLDSAVMRGFNAVALQSENEELRKLLGLGARLRTGFVPAEAVHNAVREDIVTTLTLTAGTRAGIKVYSPVVSPDGVVGLVQTADPTISIAILFSHPDFRASAMSGDGTSFGIVYPHLQQTLGSSSEYLLELRGVPFRTTLPAGTMIYTSGLGGTFPRGIPIGSVLRELKTAEGWTRTYLLQPSVNPAKVNSVMVLTQQRSPQKMDNVWQMVARVDSATRSIANSGDSLVRRAAADSSRRVAADSLRKVAATHPGTDSSARADSAKRNAAAETDSAARARAQSDSARAARAARREAARRDSIRRDSMRRDSIRRDSIRRDTTRRDTTTHRP